The proteins below are encoded in one region of Segatella copri:
- the rpsD gene encoding 30S ribosomal protein S4, whose translation MARYIGPKSKIARRFGEPIFGADKVLSKRNFPPGQHGNNRRRKMSEYGVMLAEKQKAKYTYGVLERQFRNMFDKAAKADGITGEVLLQNLECRLDNVVFRLGIAPTRAAARQLVGHKHIVVDGKVVNIPSFAVKPGMVVGVREKSKSLEVIEAALAGFNHSKYPWIEWDDNSKSGKFLHKPERADIPENIKEQLIVELYSK comes from the coding sequence ATGGCTAGATATATAGGTCCGAAATCTAAAATTGCGCGTCGTTTTGGTGAGCCAATCTTCGGCGCTGACAAAGTTTTGTCCAAGAGAAACTTCCCTCCTGGACAGCATGGCAACAACCGTCGTCGTAAGATGTCTGAGTACGGTGTCATGTTGGCAGAGAAGCAGAAAGCTAAGTACACTTATGGTGTATTAGAGCGTCAGTTCCGTAATATGTTTGATAAGGCTGCTAAGGCTGATGGTATTACTGGTGAGGTTCTTCTTCAGAATCTCGAGTGCCGTCTTGATAACGTTGTATTCCGTCTTGGTATCGCTCCAACACGTGCTGCTGCGCGTCAGTTGGTTGGTCACAAGCACATCGTTGTTGATGGTAAGGTAGTTAATATCCCTTCATTCGCAGTTAAGCCTGGTATGGTTGTTGGTGTTCGTGAGAAGTCTAAGTCTCTCGAGGTTATCGAAGCAGCTCTTGCAGGTTTCAATCATAGCAAGTACCCATGGATTGAGTGGGACGATAATTCAAAGAGCGGTAAGTTCTTGCACAAGCCAGAGCGTGCCGACATTCCAGAGAATATTAAGGAGCAGTTAATCGTTGAGTTGTACTCTAAATAA
- a CDS encoding DNA-directed RNA polymerase subunit alpha, producing MAILAFQKPDKVVMLEADNKFGKFEFRPLEPGFGVTIGNALRRILLSSLEGYAVNTIRIAGVEHEFSSVPGVKEDVTNIILNLKQVRFKQVVEEFENEKVSITVENSTEFKAGDIGKYLTGFEVLNPDLVICHLDAKASMQIDLTINKGRGYVPADENRQFCTDVNVLPIDSIYTPIRNVKYAVEPYRVEQKTDYDKLVLEITTDGSISPKDALKEAAKILIYHFMLFSDEKITLETQDQESNQEFDEEVLHMRQLLKTRLVDMNLSVRALNCLKAADVETLGDLVQFNKTDLLKFRNFGKKSLSELDDLLESLNLSFGTDISKYKLDKES from the coding sequence ATGGCGATATTAGCATTTCAAAAACCTGATAAAGTAGTAATGTTAGAGGCTGATAACAAGTTCGGAAAGTTTGAATTCCGTCCTTTGGAGCCTGGCTTCGGTGTTACCATTGGTAACGCCTTGCGCCGCATTCTCCTTTCATCATTGGAGGGTTATGCTGTTAACACTATCCGCATTGCGGGTGTTGAGCATGAGTTCTCTTCAGTTCCTGGTGTAAAGGAAGATGTTACTAACATTATCTTGAATCTCAAACAAGTTCGATTCAAGCAAGTAGTAGAAGAATTCGAGAATGAGAAAGTTAGTATCACCGTTGAGAATTCTACAGAATTCAAAGCAGGTGATATCGGTAAGTATCTGACTGGATTTGAAGTGTTAAACCCTGATTTGGTGATTTGTCATTTAGATGCCAAAGCTTCGATGCAGATCGATTTGACTATTAATAAGGGACGCGGTTATGTTCCTGCTGATGAGAATCGTCAATTCTGCACTGACGTTAACGTTCTCCCAATCGATTCCATCTACACCCCTATCCGTAATGTAAAGTACGCTGTAGAACCATATCGTGTTGAGCAAAAGACCGACTATGATAAGCTCGTACTTGAAATTACAACAGATGGTTCCATTAGTCCAAAGGATGCACTGAAAGAGGCTGCGAAGATTCTTATTTATCACTTCATGCTCTTCTCTGATGAGAAGATTACTCTTGAGACTCAGGATCAGGAGAGCAATCAGGAGTTTGATGAAGAGGTTCTTCATATGCGCCAGTTGCTTAAGACTCGTCTCGTAGACATGAATCTTAGTGTTCGTGCCCTCAACTGCTTGAAGGCAGCTGATGTCGAGACTCTTGGTGATTTGGTTCAGTTTAACAAGACTGACCTCTTGAAGTTCCGCAACTTTGGTAAGAAATCGCTCTCAGAGCTTGATGATTTGCTCGAGAGTCTGAATCTGTCTTTTGGAACTGATATTTCAAAGTATAAATTAGACAAGGAATCTTAA
- the rplQ gene encoding 50S ribosomal protein L17 — MRHNKKFNHLGRTASHRSAMLANMASSLILSEHKRITTTLAKAKALKKYVEPLITRSKNDTTTSRRVVFRYLQNKYAVKALFGEVAEKVANRPGGYTRVIKLGTRQGDAAEIAFIELVDFDENMAKTQKAAAKKTRRSRKATKAEEAPVAETEAPATEEAPKAE; from the coding sequence ATGAGACATAATAAGAAATTCAACCATTTAGGTCGTACTGCTTCTCATCGTAGCGCGATGTTGGCTAACATGGCTTCATCACTTATCTTGAGCGAGCACAAAAGAATCACTACGACCCTCGCAAAGGCAAAGGCTCTTAAGAAGTATGTTGAGCCATTGATTACTCGTTCTAAGAACGATACAACAACTTCACGTCGTGTAGTTTTCCGTTATCTTCAGAATAAGTATGCTGTTAAGGCTCTCTTCGGTGAGGTAGCTGAGAAGGTAGCTAACCGTCCAGGTGGTTACACTCGCGTAATCAAGTTGGGTACCCGTCAGGGTGATGCAGCTGAGATTGCTTTCATCGAGCTCGTTGACTTTGATGAGAATATGGCTAAGACTCAGAAGGCTGCTGCTAAGAAGACTCGTCGTAGTCGTAAGGCAACAAAGGCTGAAGAGGCTCCTGTAGCTGAGACTGAGGCTCCTGCAACTGAGGAGGCTCCAAAGGCTGAATAA
- a CDS encoding septal ring lytic transglycosylase RlpA family protein, protein MVTKSFITAILAIFSLVPCYGQKHQHGKASYYSKRATGARSASGQRIHHDSLTCAHRFYPFGTHLKVTNLSNGKSTIVKVIDRGPFGRGRIIDLSWKAAKEIGMIAQGVATVKVEMVENPIPYKPEDTKLPKIDFEVAETEYEFPNKWGTTDRNKENHHSSKKETNKITSKVINKTEHHKSKEVTKAELKKHNTDIAKSKGENHH, encoded by the coding sequence ATGGTTACAAAATCTTTCATCACAGCCATCTTGGCTATATTCAGCCTGGTTCCATGCTACGGACAAAAGCACCAGCACGGCAAGGCATCATATTACTCTAAGAGAGCAACAGGTGCCCGTTCAGCAAGCGGCCAGAGAATACATCATGACAGTTTAACATGCGCACATCGGTTTTATCCCTTCGGAACGCACCTCAAGGTTACAAACCTTAGCAATGGCAAGAGTACTATCGTAAAAGTCATCGACAGAGGTCCGTTTGGAAGAGGCAGAATCATTGACCTATCATGGAAGGCTGCAAAAGAAATTGGTATGATTGCACAAGGCGTAGCGACTGTAAAAGTTGAAATGGTGGAAAACCCGATTCCTTACAAGCCAGAGGACACAAAATTGCCTAAGATTGATTTCGAAGTGGCTGAAACTGAATATGAATTTCCTAACAAGTGGGGAACTACTGACAGGAATAAAGAAAATCATCACAGCAGTAAAAAAGAAACAAATAAAATTACTTCAAAGGTAATAAATAAAACAGAGCACCATAAAAGCAAAGAGGTGACAAAGGCTGAACTAAAAAAACACAATACAGATATAGCAAAAAGTAAAGGCGAGAATCATCATTGA
- a CDS encoding PEP/pyruvate-binding domain-containing protein produces the protein MENNIPQEWNKFYLKDVSFVNLMMRRIYNVLIVANPYDAFMLEDDGRIEEKIYNEYMELGLRYPPTFTQVSTTEEAAAVLRSTVIDLVICMPGNADNDAFDVARDIKGKFPNIHCVVLTPFSHGITKRMQNEDLSIFDYVFCWLGNTNLILSIIKLIEDKMNLEHDILEAGVQMILLVEDSIRFYSSILPNLYNYILEQSKNFSQEALNRHAATMRMRGRPKVVLARTYEEAQKLYDKYSDNTLGVISDARFPLKSAAKAFGNEVMPEEKPKHRTDTFGREKCPDAGLQLFRYIRKNDPFVPLIIESSESENRAKAEAEGFRFVDKNSKKMSVDLRRLMEEHMGFGDFIFRDPKTHEEIMRIHSLKELQDNIFNIPNDSMLYHISRNHMSRWLCARAIFPVSAFLKHVTWEKLQDVDAHRQIIFDAIVQYRHMKNIGVVAVFDRMKFDRYAHFARIGEGSLGGKGRGLAFLDNIIKRHPEFNQYENATVQIPKTVVLCTDIFDEFMMSNNLYPIALSDASDDEILKHFLHAQLPDSLIADFFTFFEATRSPIAIRSSSLLEDAHYQPFAGIYSTYMIPYLEDKYQMLQMLACAIKGVYASVFYRDSKAYMTATSNVIDQEKMAVILQQVVGKDYGTRFYPTMSGVLRSLNYYPIGDEEAEEGIASLALGLGKYIVDGGQTLRVCPYHPNQVLQTSETELALRDTQTQFYALDMKHVGNDFKVDDGFNILKLRVKDAVEDQSLTYIASTFDPYDQVINDGVYENGRKLITFSSVLQHGVVPLPEILQMSMKYGAGAMRRPVEIEFACNINNDRTCEFYLLQIRPIVDAKEMLDEDVKAIPDADCLLRSHNSLGHGISEDVVDVVYVKYDDHFSAMNNFYVADDIERINRKFLADGKNYVLIGPGRWGSSDHYLGVPVKWPHISAARVIVEVALKNYNIDPSQGTHFFQNLTSFGVGYFTVDTNTGEGGFVNKEILDAMPAVEETQYVRHVRFEHPMRILMDGKKQEGAVLIPKE, from the coding sequence ATGGAAAATAATATACCTCAGGAGTGGAATAAATTCTACTTGAAAGACGTATCGTTTGTGAATCTGATGATGCGCCGTATCTACAATGTACTGATTGTAGCCAATCCTTACGATGCGTTCATGCTTGAAGATGATGGACGTATCGAAGAGAAGATATATAATGAATATATGGAGCTGGGTCTCCGCTATCCGCCAACCTTTACTCAAGTTTCTACTACCGAAGAGGCTGCTGCTGTGCTGCGTTCTACCGTCATTGATCTGGTGATTTGCATGCCTGGCAATGCTGATAATGATGCCTTCGACGTAGCGCGCGACATCAAGGGTAAGTTTCCCAATATCCATTGTGTTGTTCTTACGCCTTTCTCTCATGGTATTACCAAGCGTATGCAGAATGAAGACTTGAGTATCTTCGATTATGTCTTCTGCTGGCTTGGCAACACCAATCTTATTCTTTCTATCATCAAGCTGATAGAGGATAAGATGAATCTTGAACATGACATACTGGAAGCAGGCGTGCAGATGATTCTGCTGGTAGAAGATTCTATCCGTTTCTATAGTTCTATATTGCCTAATCTCTATAATTATATATTGGAGCAGAGCAAGAACTTTTCTCAGGAGGCTCTGAACCGGCATGCAGCTACCATGCGTATGCGTGGCCGTCCTAAGGTGGTCTTGGCTCGTACTTACGAGGAAGCCCAGAAACTGTATGACAAGTATTCTGATAACACGTTGGGTGTAATCAGCGATGCACGTTTCCCGTTAAAGAGTGCTGCCAAAGCTTTTGGTAATGAGGTGATGCCTGAAGAGAAGCCTAAGCATCGTACGGATACTTTCGGTCGCGAGAAATGTCCGGATGCAGGTTTGCAACTCTTCCGTTATATCAGGAAGAACGATCCTTTCGTTCCGCTTATCATAGAAAGTTCTGAAAGTGAGAACCGTGCGAAGGCAGAGGCTGAAGGTTTCCGCTTTGTTGACAAGAACTCGAAGAAGATGAGCGTAGATCTTCGCCGTCTGATGGAAGAGCACATGGGCTTTGGCGATTTCATATTCCGTGATCCTAAGACTCATGAGGAGATTATGCGCATTCATAGTTTGAAGGAATTGCAGGATAACATCTTCAATATTCCTAACGATTCCATGCTCTATCATATCAGCCGCAACCACATGAGCCGTTGGCTTTGTGCTCGTGCCATCTTCCCTGTATCAGCTTTCCTGAAGCATGTTACCTGGGAGAAATTGCAGGATGTGGATGCTCACCGACAGATTATCTTCGATGCCATCGTGCAGTATCGCCACATGAAAAACATCGGTGTAGTGGCTGTTTTCGACCGCATGAAGTTTGACAGGTATGCCCACTTTGCCCGTATCGGAGAAGGCTCCCTGGGCGGAAAGGGTAGAGGTCTTGCATTCCTGGACAACATCATCAAGCGCCATCCTGAGTTCAACCAGTATGAGAATGCCACCGTGCAGATTCCGAAGACCGTGGTGCTCTGTACCGATATCTTCGACGAGTTCATGATGAGCAACAATCTCTATCCGATAGCTTTGAGTGATGCTAGCGATGATGAGATTCTGAAGCACTTCCTGCATGCCCAGCTGCCCGATTCGCTGATAGCCGACTTCTTCACCTTCTTTGAGGCAACCAGGAGTCCTATCGCAATCCGTTCAAGTTCGCTGCTCGAAGATGCCCACTATCAGCCGTTTGCCGGTATCTATTCTACCTATATGATTCCGTATCTGGAAGATAAGTATCAGATGCTGCAGATGCTGGCCTGTGCCATCAAGGGTGTCTATGCTTCTGTGTTCTATCGCGACTCGAAGGCTTACATGACCGCAACGAGCAATGTCATCGATCAGGAAAAGATGGCTGTTATCTTGCAGCAGGTTGTGGGCAAAGACTATGGTACAAGGTTTTATCCTACCATGAGCGGTGTGCTCCGTTCGCTCAATTATTATCCGATAGGAGATGAAGAGGCTGAAGAGGGTATAGCCAGTCTTGCCTTGGGCTTGGGTAAATATATCGTAGATGGAGGTCAGACCCTTCGTGTTTGTCCTTACCATCCGAATCAGGTGCTCCAGACATCTGAAACCGAGCTGGCTCTGCGCGACACCCAGACCCAGTTCTATGCGTTGGATATGAAGCATGTGGGCAATGATTTCAAGGTGGATGATGGCTTTAATATCCTCAAACTTCGGGTGAAGGATGCCGTAGAAGACCAGAGCCTTACCTATATCGCATCTACTTTCGATCCATACGATCAGGTCATCAATGATGGAGTCTATGAGAATGGCCGCAAACTGATAACCTTCTCAAGTGTGCTCCAGCATGGAGTGGTGCCTTTGCCAGAGATACTGCAGATGTCGATGAAGTATGGAGCAGGGGCTATGCGCAGACCTGTGGAGATAGAGTTTGCCTGCAATATCAATAATGACAGGACTTGCGAATTCTATCTTCTTCAGATTCGTCCTATCGTCGATGCCAAGGAGATGCTTGATGAAGATGTGAAGGCTATCCCTGATGCCGACTGCCTGTTGCGTTCGCACAATTCGCTGGGTCATGGCATCAGCGAAGATGTGGTTGATGTGGTTTATGTGAAGTATGATGACCACTTCTCTGCGATGAATAATTTTTATGTAGCCGATGATATAGAACGAATCAACCGCAAGTTCCTTGCTGACGGCAAGAACTATGTGCTGATAGGTCCTGGCCGTTGGGGCTCCAGCGACCATTATCTGGGTGTACCTGTAAAGTGGCCGCATATCAGCGCTGCCCGGGTTATTGTAGAGGTGGCTCTGAAGAATTACAATATCGATCCTAGTCAGGGTACTCACTTCTTCCAGAACCTCACCTCTTTTGGCGTGGGATACTTTACTGTAGATACAAATACAGGTGAAGGCGGCTTTGTAAATAAGGAAATTCTGGATGCCATGCCGGCTGTAGAGGAGACGCAATATGTCCGTCATGTACGCTTTGAGCACCCGATGAGAATTCTGATGGATGGTAAGAAGCAGGAAGGAGCCGTCTTGATTCCGAAGGAATGA
- a CDS encoding sugar MFS transporter, translating to MNMLTEQQTETNQTSDRKYLVPFILITSLFFLWGFARAILDVLNKHFQNALHISITHSALIQVTTYLGYFLMAIPAGFFINRYGYRRGVVFGLLLFGIGALLFIPGAAVGSFSAFLLCLFIIGCGLVFLETAANPYVTELGAKETATSRLNLSQSFNGLGGIFATLCIGQFLFNQTEEGGNVVVPYTILGILVLVIALVFSRVDLPEISHVATAEDEAAGSNISKLFSHHKMFVFGLLALLSYEVAEISINSYFINFVTGMKWMDDRTASVALTCALAFFMVGRFLGSWIMRRIKATTMLLICAVGCVVCILLVLSNLGKLSLVALLCNYMFEAIMFPTIFSIALTGLGNLTKTASSLLMMTPIGGCGFLLMGLIADRTHFTLPFLVPLVGFVIVLAYAAREYKLAKK from the coding sequence ATGAATATGTTAACAGAACAACAGACAGAAACAAATCAGACAAGCGACAGGAAGTATCTTGTCCCGTTCATTCTCATTACGTCGCTCTTCTTTTTGTGGGGCTTCGCTCGTGCCATTCTGGATGTACTCAACAAACACTTCCAGAATGCGCTGCACATCAGTATTACTCATTCCGCCCTTATTCAGGTTACCACCTATCTGGGTTATTTCCTGATGGCAATACCTGCTGGCTTCTTTATCAACCGGTATGGTTATCGCCGTGGCGTGGTTTTTGGTCTGCTCCTCTTTGGTATTGGCGCCTTACTCTTTATCCCGGGTGCTGCGGTGGGCAGTTTCTCTGCATTCCTGCTCTGTCTTTTCATTATCGGGTGCGGTCTGGTGTTTCTGGAAACAGCCGCCAATCCCTATGTTACCGAACTGGGTGCCAAGGAAACAGCTACCAGCCGACTGAACTTATCGCAGTCGTTTAATGGATTGGGTGGCATTTTCGCCACACTTTGCATCGGTCAGTTCCTCTTCAACCAGACCGAAGAGGGCGGCAATGTGGTGGTGCCTTATACCATTCTGGGTATTCTGGTGCTGGTGATAGCTCTGGTTTTCTCGCGTGTAGATTTACCGGAAATCAGTCATGTGGCAACAGCAGAAGATGAGGCAGCCGGTTCTAATATCAGCAAACTCTTTTCCCATCACAAGATGTTCGTGTTTGGACTTCTGGCTTTGCTGAGCTATGAAGTGGCAGAGATTTCAATCAATTCCTACTTCATCAATTTCGTTACGGGCATGAAATGGATGGACGACCGCACGGCTTCCGTAGCCCTGACTTGTGCGCTGGCATTCTTTATGGTAGGCAGATTTCTCGGTTCCTGGATTATGCGCCGAATCAAGGCAACAACAATGTTGCTGATCTGCGCTGTGGGGTGTGTTGTCTGTATACTTTTAGTCCTGTCAAATCTGGGTAAGCTGTCGCTGGTAGCCCTGCTTTGCAACTATATGTTCGAGGCCATCATGTTTCCTACCATCTTCAGTATCGCTCTCACGGGGTTGGGCAACCTTACCAAGACAGCCTCTTCGCTTCTGATGATGACGCCAATCGGAGGTTGCGGTTTCCTGTTGATGGGACTCATCGCCGACCGTACTCATTTCACGCTTCCTTTTCTGGTACCGCTCGTAGGATTTGTCATCGTTCTGGCTTATGCGGCTCGTGAATATAAACTTGCCAAGAAGTAA